CCTTTTATTCCAATTACTTCAGGAATATTGGGAAGAACTTGGTAACAGTAGTAAAAGGGACTCAGACAGTTGCTACCATGGACTTCCCACATAGCGTGCAATACATATTATGAACACTGGAATCCTCAAGCAAAGTGCGTACCACAATTGTACCTAAAGTTAGGAGGGCTCAATTCATCAGAACCTCTTCTAAGCATTGTAActagttaatatttttttaaggCAGTTAAGAATCAAATATTTCTTTCAGGGACTTCCACAAGATATATCAAGGCATTTGCTTCCTGTGTAATCATCTTCCCTCAGAATGAAATATTGCAATTTCTAAAACCAAGCCAAGCAACTGCTATTCTGCAGCTTGATCCATTTTGAATTTATTATTCAGTATTTGaggtgtaaaaaaataaaatgttttaaaaaaattttctacATTGTCCACATTCAGACTTTTTCCTCACTGGAAGTTATTGGTATTTCTAAgatttgaaaattatataaatgCTTTCTCAGGTTTCTCATGTTCATAATGATTTTGTTGTTCAGAGGTAGTAAGATCAGGGCTTGGATAAAACATATGCAATATCATTTACAATGGAATGGTTTCTCCTGTTTGAATTCTGATGGATTCTTCAGTGTGGCAGCTGGGTAAAGATTAGTGACATTCGTTAATATTTCATACTCTATagattctgaaataatttttaagatatgAGCTCCATATAACAAAGCTCTCACATTCACTccatttctaagatttttttcttgtatgatttCGCTGATGTTTGTTAAAATGTGAGCTATTCCTAAAGGATCTCTCACATTctctacatttgtaaggtttctctcctgtgtgaatTCGCTGACGTATTCTAAGATCTGAAATACGTGCAAAGGATTTCCCACATTCCATACATTTATGAGGTTTTTgtcctgtatgaattttctgatgataTCTAAGGGTTGAACTATACTTAAATGATTTTTCACATTCACGACATCTGTAAGGTTTCTgtcctgtatgagttctctgatgTGCTCCTAGATTTGAGGTACGTGTAAAGGACTTTGCACATTCAtcacatttataaggtttctctcctgaaTGAATTGTCTGGTATCTTTTAAGATTTGAGCGATCTCTAAAGGATTTCTCACATTTATCACATTTGTAAGGCTTCtttcctgtatgaattctctgatctTTCTGTAAAACTGAAGCATATGCAAAGGATTTCTCACAGTCCCTGCATTTGTAagctttctctcctgtatgaactctctgatgaattctaagattTGAGCTATACTCAAAATTTTTCTCACATTTATCACATTTGTAAGGCTTCTCTTTTGTATGGCTTCTCTGATGTTTCTGTAAAGTTGAGGTGCATGCAAAGGATTTCTCACAGTCCCTGCATTTGTAAGGTCTATCTTCTGTGTGAGCTCTCTGATGAATTCTAGGAtttgagaaatacttaaatttttctcACATTTCTCACATTTGTAAGgtctctctcctgtgtgatctctctgatgaattctaagacagAAGGCATATAGAAACGATTTTGTGCATTCATTACATTTATGAGGTTTCTCTGTTGTACggattctctgatttcttttgagATTTGATCCACATGTAAAGGATTTCTCACATTTCCTACATTTGTAAGAGTTCTCTCCTATATGCATTTTCTGATTGCTTTTTAGGTTTGTGGGATAGCTAAAGCATTCACCAAATTtgctgcatttgtaaggtttctttcctatatgaattctctgatgacgtCTAAGACATGAGCCTCTGGTAAAAGATTTCTTATAATCACTAAATTTGTAAAGTCTCTTTCCACTGAGGGTTATGTTATGGTCTTTAACTTTATCCAACTGATCAAAACACTTACTAGCTGCTGTATATTTGTGTGGATTCTCTCCATAATGAATTACCTGGTGAATCCTGAATGTCAAGTAGGTCTGGAAGCATTTCCCACATTTCCGGCACTGGTATGTTATTTTTCCACTATGGATTTGTTTCAgcatggatttatttttaatatcagataCTTTTTCACgtcctgtatttttattttcctttcttctagtCTGTATTATTTCATTTTGACTAATAATGGAATACAAATTTAAACATTTCTGACAGCCTTTATGTTTGTAAAGTTCTTCAGCATTCCCATTTTTATGACTGTATAGAGTTGACAATTGAATAGAGGAACAATTCTTATAATTTCCAAGTCCATACTTGATGCTGTTTTCtgttctgtcatttttgatatttgtACATTGGGAGGATTTATAAAGCATTTTTCCAAGCACAGCATAAGTATCAGATGCCTTTCACCTGTTCAGATGCTGATAGACAAGATATTTTGAGCCTGGATCCATGGTGTTCTCATATTTACCATGTATGAGatatttctctgaaaaaaatgagCACAAACAGGGATAATAGGATCTGTAAATGAATAGGAGAATCCACGCCTGATGatgacttaaatttttttcagacaagTTAACTAGAATTTCTTAAAGCCCTCAGCAGAGTCTGTTTGTGTTCCACAATCATTAAATTAATGGTAATAGGAATAATCCTAGTCTCAGTTAAAACACAAGGACTGAAAAAAGGCCTACATTCTTACCTAAATGCATACTTTTGGAAAGTGGGAAAAATGGGGATTGAGAAAGGAGCTACTTGATGGCTCATTTGTTGATTGTTTCTCCAAAGAGTCGTGCTATATAGCCTTGACCAACTAGGAACGCACCGTATAATGCAGGCTGGACTACAACTCACAGACACTCTGGCTTCAGCCTAGGGTTAGAATCATGTTCAGCAGGACTAAATATGCATACTGCATCTCGAAAATCAGTCAATAAACATAAGCAACATGCTTGCCATAAAAATGAACattcttttttcataaaataaaaaaaagcagtttttttttttattttacaaccttttctatttttaaaaattaggacaGGTGAGTAGTTTAATTCGATTCTAAAACTAAAGTGTTTCAAGAACAAAGACtactttaatgtctttctttgctACGAATATCCAATATTCTTTGAACCTTAAGGTTTTCATTTAAAAGTAATGGAGAGTTCAGATAGAATATAGCAtttttactgctcttgcagagaacacagaaaaaatgtaaaagaaacttcaggaaaaattatgtttatttctagaattttcctaCGTTCTGATAGCTATTAGACTCTTCAGGGAATTTggttaaaattaatatataaatgatatgtaaatACAAAAGATGAGTCAGGAATTCTGTAAGAAGAGAATTCTTACCTACAAGGACTAGATTTGTGTAATTCTCCAACATCACATCAATGTACAAAGATCTACATGTGGGATTCAGACAGTCCCACTCCTCCTGGGAAAAGTCTACATCCAGATCCCTGAATGTCCACAGATCCTGTAATTGTAAAATACTCATTTACCATGTGATTTTGGACAAACGCATtcctaagaaagagaaagacaatatatatatatatatatatatatatatatatatatatatatatatatatatatatatatacatgttttgtGATACAGATAATGCATGGCAATTATTTAAAGACAAACATTTTCTAGATGTTCTTTAGACATGGGTCAGCAGTTTCAAAAtctttgctgctcttccagaggatataTGTTCAATTCCCACTACACAACTGATTCTCACTCATTTCATGGGAACCGATGTTCTCTTCTGAACTCTACAGATAGAAGAAACataggatttaaaataaaaatgacagtcaattttaaataaagacaCTTTCTACaatattcatattttttcatCTCTGTGAAAAGAGAATGACATAATCATCTTCCAAACTTTAAACTTTGAGGGAATATGAGATTACTGTTTGATGTATAGATATAGGGATGTGTTTTTATGAATGACATGTTGATATCAAATAATATCAGTGTCACATCTAATATGGAAACGTAATGAAACAAACTGTGTGTCTGAAGGCTTCACCT
This portion of the Apodemus sylvaticus chromosome 17, mApoSyl1.1, whole genome shotgun sequence genome encodes:
- the LOC127667428 gene encoding zinc finger protein 501-like gives rise to the protein MLYKSSQCTNIKNDRTENSIKYGLGNYKNCSSIQLSTLYSHKNGNAEELYKHKGCQKCLNLYSIISQNEIIQTRRKENKNTGREKVSDIKNKSMLKQIHSGKITYQCRKCGKCFQTYLTFRIHQVIHYGENPHKYTAASKCFDQLDKVKDHNITLSGKRLYKFSDYKKSFTRGSCLRRHQRIHIGKKPYKCSKFGECFSYPTNLKSNQKMHIGENSYKCRKCEKSFTCGSNLKRNQRIRTTEKPHKCNECTKSIHQRAHTEDRPYKCRDCEKSFACTSTLQKHQRSHTKEKPYKCDKCEKNFEYSSNLRIHQRVHTGEKAYKCRDCEKSFAYASVLQKDQRIHTGKKPYKCDKCEKSFRDRSNLKRYQTIHSGEKPYKCDECAKSFTRTSNLGAHQRTHTGQKPYRCRECEKSFKYSSTLRYHQKIHTGQKPHKCMECGKSFARISDLRIRQRIHTGEKPYKCRECERSFRNSSHFNKHQRNHTRKKS